The Syntrophorhabdales bacterium genomic sequence TATACGTACGGAATAGTCATGGCAGTCCTCAAAGAGGTCCTTGTTCAGCCTGAAGAATTCTTTGACTGATCTCCGTATCCTGTTCCTCACTACTGCCCCTTTGATTTTTCTCTGGATGACTACGCCAAACCTCTTCCCGCAGCCTTCATTCCTGCTCTCAAACAGGAGAAAATGGGGCGTATTCCCTCGTTTCCGCCATTTTGCGCGCCGAAACTCTTTTCTGCCCAATCGTTCGTTCTTGCTGAGGGTGTGCTGCATCAAACGGCAAGTCTGTGTCTTCCCTTGGCGCGCCTTCTTCTGATGACATCTCTCCCCGATTCTGTTCTCATCCTGACGAGAAAGCCGTGAGTCCTTCTTCTCCTCTTGTTGTGAGGCTGGAATGTACGCTTCATATAGCCACCTTGATATTTATTAAGACGGAGTAGTAAACCACAAAAACTTCTCCGAAGTCAATAAACGAAAACCGCTAAACCGCGTTTAATTCTTGATTTTTTGCTATGAGACATGTAAAATTCACACTTCAGTTAAAGGACTCGTGTCGCCTCTTCCAGTGGCAAGCCACATGGAGTTCCGGTACCCGCCAGCGCGGGTGCGGGGGCGAGCCGTGCTCGCTAGATAGCTTTCTACGGGCAAACGAGAACAGCTGAAGCTGTGGACAGTTCGGCGACGCGCACGCAAGATAGGACCACGGGTTTTCCGGTGGAAATCTATTTTTATTAGTTTTGGAAAGGAGCCCAGATGAAAAAGTATGAGCCTGACGTCATCAGAAACGTCGGAATGTTTTCACACGTAGGAGAAGGCAAAACCTCAATCGTCGAGGCCATGCTTTTCCTGGCCGGAGAAAATAATAGATTGGGACGGGTTGACGACGGTACGTCTTTGATGGACTATGAGCCGGAGGAGATGGAAAAAAAGGCGACGATCTCCTCATCCCTCGCCTGTTTTGAATGGAATAAGTACAAGATCAACCTGCTGGACACACCCGGGGACGACAATTTCATCTCAGACGCGAAGCTTTGCATGCGGGTGCTGGACGGAGCCGTGATCGTGGTGAGTGCGGTTTCGGGAGTCCGTGTGCAGACGGAGAAAGTCTGGGAATACGCGGACGAGTTCGGTGTCTCCAGCTGCATCTTCGTCAACAAAATGGATCGGGAACGGGCTGATTTTGAGAGGACGCTCGATGATCTGGGCAAAACCTTTACAGACAAGAGCCTCCTGGTCGTGGCTTTGCCCATAGGTAAGGAAGAAGGCTTCAAAGGGGTCGTCGACCTGATTTCCATGAAAGCCCACATGTACAAGGATGATCAGTCCGGCGGTTTTGACAAGGCTGATATTCCCGGGGACCTGGCGGATGCGGCAGCAAAGTACAGAGAGAAGCTGATAGAAACAGCAGTAGAGATGGATGACGCGGTCATGGAGCGCTATCTCAATGGTGAGGAGATAAAGGACGAAGAGATAGAGCGATGCC encodes the following:
- the rnpA gene encoding ribonuclease P protein component gives rise to the protein MQHTLSKNERLGRKEFRRAKWRKRGNTPHFLLFESRNEGCGKRFGVVIQRKIKGAVVRNRIRRSVKEFFRLNKDLFEDCHDYSVRIVRKPERIRWDLISTELRALVAGTRQ
- the rpmH gene encoding 50S ribosomal protein L34, translating into MKRTFQPHNKRRRRTHGFLVRMRTESGRDVIRRRRAKGRHRLAV